The region TCCCATAAAGGAAGTAAGGGACAATATATCGGCCTCAAAACCGACAGATCATTTTCCTAATGCACTTCATTCTCCTAACTCAGAGAGTTTAATTACGGTCCCCTGCTAATTGATCGGTTTCCAATATTCATTTTCAAAGAGGGAGTTCATATTTAGAGAGTTAACTAGGAGCTATATATTTTTGGCGAGAGGTCAATCCCGCCACAAGAGCCTCGGATCCTATGTCTACGCCTGCTCGGAGGCTGTAAGCACGTCACGTCTTTCTTTCAGATATGCCCAAAAGAGATGAGCTCTGTGTGTCTAAGATGCTCGATATCTTTGAGACAACTTGAACCATTTGGggtaaattttttttcatattacgGCTAGTATCTCAAAGGGTTTGctcggcagccatgttgcatggcaggaacaatgaaaatgttttgcattagaaagaacatttgttcccataggaaaaagaatctattgtttcTGCCATGCAACAAGGCTGcggtgcaaaacctctattgaaTTTTTCTCGGGGTCTTACTTGCTGATGGAGCTGATGAAGCTGATGGAGCTCTTAATTTACAACCGAACAATTTGAAAACGGCGCAACATTCaccattcaaaatggcggagacACAATCCTCGCGAGCGTACTCCACATGATCTAAACAGGCTCAACGTTTTATCGAGGGCTGATAGCAGACACGGCGGTTGACACAGCGCTTTTATCTCAAAACCAACGTGAAAGACAAAACGTTGCTTATCTCAGTTCTAATACCCTGTCCTGTAAGAAAGATACTTCGAATAATCAATATAAAGCTCGAAAAGAAAACATCAATCCTACACCAGACAGAGCAttaataatgatattttttGGACGACATTAATCTGATAGCGCATAAACGCCATTGCATATATCATTTTTTTATAGTCCAAAATCGATCATGTGTTGTTGGGAAAATGACAGATTACTAGATATACGTATCAGTTCTGTGTTCATCATTTCCCATTCAAAGTGCAAATCTAAAGTACATGACATTTCCAAACAAAAACAGGAAAACGCACTAAAATTAATTCGTATGTGTACATaacaaaaagttgaagtttTTCTCGTAACTCATCaatataaatactacaagaaagTCAATAAAGGGTTTGCAAATACGTGATGACGGCCTCAAGGGTTGGGTGATTTAGAAACAAGTCTCTTATTGCGTTTCTCAATTCGCGATATCGAAGTCCATACACCCACGGGTTAAATGAAGAATGCGAAAATGACACTAGAGCAACCCATAGCCAAACATCATTAAGTTCCAGTTCTTTGCAGGGATCTTCCtcaaataaaagcataaaatATACCACAACTGTGGGAGTGAAAGTTAGAATAAATAAGCCAACTATTATTCCTATAGTTTGTACCGCCTTTCtgtttcccagcaacactgcaACCGAAGATTGAGTGCTGTGATCACCAATGGATCGATTAGCTTTCTGAAcaactgaaaatatttttccataGCTAAGAGACATGACCAGTAGTGGAATGGCCACTGTAGCTACAGAACAAGAGATCCATAGCTTTTCAAGTTTGGTAAAGTCATCTAAAATAAGCCTTGGAATTCCAAAGATGACCGCTCCTATCCATATTAAAGTAATGATAACTTTGCAGCGTTTATCGGTCATAACTTGAGGGTAACGCAGAGGAAACACAACCGATATCAATCTGTCCAGACTCACAGCGCTCAGGCTATATGTTGTCGCTGTTACACTAACAATCCACAGAAATCCTTCCAGTTTGATCAG is a window of Montipora capricornis isolate CH-2021 chromosome 13, ASM3666992v2, whole genome shotgun sequence DNA encoding:
- the LOC138030813 gene encoding adenosine receptor A2b-like; translation: MEPNTTDLCLNCVPDDCIFGLNTMATVIFIILCLVCGVLAIAGNLALLVALSRTTTFQSRANYVFVISLAVADFFVGLTMSPLYISYALAFDLPWLIKLEGFLWIVSVTATTYSLSAVSLDRLISVVFPLRYPQVMTDKRCKVIITLIWIGAVIFGIPRLILDDFTKLEKLWISCSVATVAIPLLVMSLSYGKIFSVVQKANRSIGDHSTQSSVAVLLGNRKAVQTIGIIVGLFILTFTPTVVVYFMLLFEEDPCKELELNDVWLWVALVSFSHSSFNPWVYGLRYRELRNAIRDLFLNHPTLEAVITYLQTLY